CGCGAGAGCAAGGCGAAGGGCGAAACGCAACGCTGCGACCATGTCAGTCCTGCCGTCATTTCGCATCATGGGGGAGGAATATGGCGTTCCAGGTCCATCCTCCTCACCGAGCCTGACGCGCCATGGCGCTTCAGTCATTTCTTGCTCGCCCGAGCCATGAGTCCCTCGGCCAGGCGGTCAAGATGCTCGGCAAGTGCGCTCGCATCCTCGAATTCCTCATAAGCGCCGCGCTCGAACGCGTCTGATCCCAGTTTCGCCGCAGCGCGCAGAACGTCCAGTTTGGCGGCGTCCTCGCTTTCGCGACGCGCGACCATGCGCAACCCTTCGCGCAAGACTTCGCTTGCATTCTGATACCTGCCGCTTTTCACGAGGGCGTCGATGAGCTTTTCCTGCTGTTCGGTAAGGACGACATTGCGGGTCGGCATGAGGGCTCCCATGGCGAAAGGTCGATTGGCATATTATGCCATATGGGGAGGCGTCTCCAATCCTTCGAGACGGCGTCGCGCGACAAGCGACAGGTCCGCCAGAATTCACTTTCCCTCGGAAGAGCCGCCCTGCGGACCAATTGCTAAGCC
The nucleotide sequence above comes from Methylocystis parvus OBBP. Encoded proteins:
- a CDS encoding type II toxin-antitoxin system ParD family antitoxin, encoding MPTRNVVLTEQQEKLIDALVKSGRYQNASEVLREGLRMVARRESEDAAKLDVLRAAAKLGSDAFERGAYEEFEDASALAEHLDRLAEGLMARASKK